Part of the Shinella zoogloeoides genome, CTGCCGCCACGAAGACGATGCCCATAATCAGCTCCGGGATCGACCGTAGACCATTCAACAATCCACGCGAGATCATATAGATGACAGCGTTGGGTGCTGTTTTCCCTGAGGCGAAAAAGCCAACTGGAAGTGATATCAGTACCGCGATCGCAGTCCCAGCTATACTCATCGCCAGAGTGTCGATGAGAGGGCTGATCCACTCCAAGCCTCGGTTGAAATCCGGGGGAAACATTTCCGTACCGAGCTGCCAGAGCGCAGGAAACCCAGATCCCAGACGCTCCAGATCAAGAAGACCGGAGTGATAACTGCTAACAATGATCACACACGCAATTGCCAACGCGATCACGCCAGCTCTGGTCCAAGCTTTGTTTTGATGTTGAAGGATAGAGTCGTAGTCGGCCGACGGCTGTGTCATCACATATCCTGGAAGAAAGGACGCAGGCCAGCGCCTGCGTCGAAAGGTGAGAAACTGTCTCGAACGCGCCTTACTGACTCAGGTCCAAGTTCAGCACTTTACCGAGCTCACGGACGACGTCGTAGGCTTTGTCATCGATCGGAGCGAACCCATCGGCTTTGAAGGATGCCAATACCTTTTCGTCTTTAAGGTCGATGAAGGCTTTGGTGATCGCCTCTTTCAACGAAGTGTCAAGATCCGACCGCATGGTCCAGGGGTACTGCGGGAACGGATCGGACTCGGCGAGGGCGATAACTTTCTTAGGAT contains:
- the phnE gene encoding phosphonate ABC transporter, permease protein PhnE, which encodes MTQPSADYDSILQHQNKAWTRAGVIALAIACVIIVSSYHSGLLDLERLGSGFPALWQLGTEMFPPDFNRGLEWISPLIDTLAMSIAGTAIAVLISLPVGFFASGKTAPNAVIYMISRGLLNGLRSIPELIMGIVFVAAVGFGALPGVLALGLHSVGMVGKFFAEAIEHCDNAPIEAARAAGASPFQIVTRAILPQVLPQLADVTIYRWEYNFRASTILGTVGAGGIGFELMTSLRIMNYQEVLAIMLVVLLMVTIVDQVGALLRRQLQ